From the Chiloscyllium plagiosum isolate BGI_BamShark_2017 chromosome 16, ASM401019v2, whole genome shotgun sequence genome, one window contains:
- the fjx1 gene encoding four-jointed box protein 1, whose amino-acid sequence MNPPLFTGLAGVRLLLAALALLFLPAVLGEPASSAPSRAKSLRTLLAVPAVPSRRPPAGEVLSQDVFWTDGLDRSPAAGFSELHVKRWQLKARSSRLVSLDPGCGRLSNRLASFSDGTRACLRYGINPDQVLGETLSFYLSRLLGIRNVPALALSRVNTNVEQWLGVRRDVQDSQWSDKPIVSLTEWISNLSDVVTPPSLRTEGRTLYPSLEDLDNVTNRELMELVQWSDLILFDYVTANFDRLASSLLNLQWDSRVMERSTNNLHRTAKGALVFIDNEAGLVHGYRVLPMWDRYHESLLKTICIFRKETARKIAELHKSQNVAQQLLDLYRVNEPLASQMGFLSEEHAQMLQNRTDRLYKHILQCKAKYSK is encoded by the coding sequence ATGAATCCCCCTCTTTTCACCGGCCTGGCCGGGGTGAGGTTGCTGCTGGCCGCCCTGGCTCTCCTCTTTCTCCCGGCTGTCCTCGGCGAACCCGCCTCCAGCGCGCCGAGCCGAGCGAAAAGTTTGCGAACTCTGCTCGCCGTTCCCGCGGTGCCGAGTCGGAGGCCCCCAGCCGGAGAGGTGCTTTCCCAAGATGTGTTCTGGACCGATGGCCTGGACCGCTCTCCGGCCGCCGGTTTCTCCGAGTTGCACGTCAAGCGCTGGCAGCTGAAAGCCCGCTCCTCCCGCCTCGTCTCCCTGGACCCAGGCTGCGGTAGGTTGTCCAACAGGCTGGCCAGCTTCTCGGATGGCACCAGAGCCTGCCTCAGGTATGGCATCAACCCCGACCAGGTGCTTGGCGAGACTCTCTCGTTCTATCTCTCCAGGCTCCTGGGTATCCGCAATGTGCCGGCCCTGGCTCTATCTAGGGTCAACACCAACGTCGAGCAGTGGCTGGGGGTCAGACGCGATGTTCAAGACTCTCAATGGTCGGATAAACCCATCGTCAGTCTTACCGAGTGGATCAGTAACCTCAGCGACGTGGTGACCCCGCCATCCCTTCGGACAGAAGGAAGGACGCTGTACCCCAGCCTGGAAGACCTCGATAATGTGACCAACCGAGAGCTGATGGAGCTTGTGCAATGGTCAGACCTCATCCTTTTCGATTACGTGACCGCCAACTTCGACAGACTGGCCAGCAGTCTCCTGAACCTGCAGTGGGACTCCAGGGTAATGGAGAGGTCGACCAATAACCTCCACCGGACTGCGAAGGGGGCTTTGGTTTTTATCGACAATGAGGCGGGACTCGTCCATGGTTACCGGGTGCTGCCCATGTGGGACCGGTACCACGAATCACTCCTGAAGACAATCTGCATCTTCCGGAAGGAAACCGCCAGGAAAATCGCCGAGCTGCACAAGTCCCAGAATGTTGCCCAGCAATTATTGGATCTGTACAGGGTAAATGAACCCCTGGCCTCCCAGATGGGATTCCTGTCTGAGGAACATGCTCAGATGTTGCAAAACAGGACTGATCGTTTGTATAAACACATACTGCAATGTAAAGCTAAATATAGTAAATAA